From one Catharus ustulatus isolate bCatUst1 chromosome 1, bCatUst1.pri.v2, whole genome shotgun sequence genomic stretch:
- the ELOC gene encoding elongin-C, producing MDGEEKTYGGCEGPDAMYVKLISSDGHEFIVKREHALTSGTIKAMLSGPGQFAENETNEVNFREIPSHVLSKVCMYFTYKVRYTNSSTEIPEFPIAPEIALELLMAANFLDC from the exons ATGG atggagaagagaaaacATACGGTGGGTGTGAGGGCCCAGATGCTATGTATGTGAAGTTAATATCCTCTGATGGCCATGAGTTCATTGTAAAAAGAGAGCATGCATTAACATCAGGAACAATAAAAGCTATGTTGAGTGGACCAG GTCAGtttgcagaaaatgaaacaaatgagGTCAATTTTAGAGAGATCCCATCCCATGTCCTGTCCAAAGTATGCATGTATTTCACCTACAAGGTCCGCTATACTAACAGCTCTACGGagattcctgaattcccaattGCACCTGAAATTGCACTGGAACTTCTGATGGCTGCAAACTTCTTAgattgttaa